In Desulfobulbaceae bacterium, the DNA window GCAAAATGTGTTGTTGTCAAGGCTAATGTTGCTGACGATGATCATGTCAAAAACATGTTTGAGATCGTTAAGGATACCTATGGCCGGTTTGATTTTTTAGTCAGTAACGCCGCTTCTGGCGTATTAAAGCCGGTGCTTGAGCTAAACGCCAGGCACTGGAACTGGGCGATGGATATAAACGCCAGAGCGCTGTTGACCTTGGCCCAGCAGGCGGTACCATTCATGGCACCTGGCAGCAGGNNNNNNNNNNNNNNNNNNNNNNNNNNNNNNNNNNNNNNNNNNNNNNNNNNNNNNNNNNNNNNNNNNNNNNNNNNNNNNNNNNNNNNNNTGGTGCGACATCTTGCTGTGGAACTTGGTCCGAAAGGAATCAATGTTAATACCTTAAGTGCGGGCGCCGTCGATACTGAAGCCCTTAAAAAATTCCCTAATCGCGACGAAATTCTTGATACGGCCAGGGCGCGTACGCCGCTTGGCCGTTTGACAACACCGGAAGATGTTGCTGATGTCAGTCTTTTTCTGTGTAGTGAACTGGCTAACATGATCAGCGGCCAGACCATCGTGGTTGACGGCGGCTATTCGATCAGGGCCTGATTTTGGCGTTTGATGAGGGTAGCTTTTTGGGAAGAGAAAAGACAAACAATCGAATGACGAATTACGAATAATCGAAGGAAAAGCCTTTTGAATGTTCGAGGCAAGTATGATTACATGTCGTTCTTGATCGACGACTAAATAATAATTTTTGTCGAAAGCAGTTCTGTTTGAATGATCGTAGTTCGAGTATTCGTAGTTCGATTGTTGCAGTTAAATTCAAACCATTTAAACCGATAACCCTCCCAATGCCTCTCTACAAAACCCTAAAGCCTTTCATTCTCGCCTCTGCCTCACCTCGTCGCCAGGAGATGTTGAGATCTCTTGGCCTTGATTTTCAAGTCCGGGCCGCAGAAGTTGACGAGTGCCTTCTGGCAGAAGAATCACCGGAAAAATACGTTCAACGTGTTGCTGGAGAAAAGGCCAAAGCCATCGCTGTGACCGTGCCGGAAGTATGGGTCATTGCAGCTGATACAGCGGTTGTGATTGCCGATGAAGTTCTAGGTAAGCCAAGCGACAGCAGTGCAGCGCTTGCCATGCTTAAACAACTTTCCGGCAAGAGGCATCGAGTGCTTTCCGGCTTTTGCATCAGCTGTTTTCAGCAAAACAGATCGGTTCAACAAATTTCTGAAACAGAAGTCTGGTTTAATGATCTCTCTGATGATATTCTGGCTGCTTATGTGAAAACGGGTGATCCGCTTGACAAGGCAGGTGCCTATGGGATTCAATCATTTGGCGGGGTTTTGGTTAAAGAGATCTTTGGATCCTACAGCAATGTAGTTGGTCTGCCGCTTGCCGAAATTACCAACGAAATGTTGCGATTGGGGATTATTGGCCCCGGTTCTTGAGCATTCGGTGGTATGCCACACTGCGCTTACACTCGGTTAGCAGAGTGTTGCACAGAGCAAGATTGATCACAGTCAGCAAGATGGCAATCAGGCTAATCCTCCCTTGATTTATGAGGACATAGCTGGTGTTTGCGGCAACATCAACAAGGATGAATATCCGTATTGGTTTTACCCAGCTCAGGCATAACACCGAGCCGGTTCTTTCTGTCCTCTTAAATAAATTCCTACAGCAAACCATAGTGTGAAATGGTGCTCCATGCGTATTGTCAAAATTCTTTAGCGATGACCACTGACTTTCAGCCATATTCCGAGGTGGCTGAAAACCTTAGAACCCGTTAATTAGGTGTAAGGTTAAATGGAGAGTGGACTGTTGACAGGGGAAGCCTGTTGAGAGTATCGCTTAGTTTGAAATATTTGACAACCTCTGTTTTTCCAGTTACTTGTTTGTCGTCGCGGTATCAGTGAACTTTCATTCTGAAACGAAGTCGAGTTTAAGGCTTGGAACTATCTATGAAGAGACTGTTTTTACTACTGCCAATCATATTGTTACTCCTTCTATCGCTCGTGGCTACAGCGCCTGACCAGGTGTTTGCAGAGGAAATACAGGAGTCCTGGGAGCAGATACAGTTCAGTTATCATCTGGGCTATGCTGCTGAGGGCAAGGTGTTTGCTCAGTTTAGCCTTGGGAAGGCCTATGAACAAGGCTCTGTTGTCGAACGTGATTATGGGCTGGCAAGGCATTGGTATGCTAAGGCAGGGGAACAGGGGCACGTTGAATCACAATATAACCTGGGACGCCTGTATGAGACTGGTGCGGGTGCTAGCCCTGATTACGAGCTGGCCAGGCACTGGTACATGAAAGCGGCAGAGCAGGGAAACCTTGAGGCGCAATACAGTTTAGGACGTATGTATGGTTCGGGCACTGGTGTCGTCCAGGATTACATACAAGCGAGGCACTGGTACACAACGGCCGGCGATCAGGGACATGGCCAATCCCAGTATAGTTTAGGTCGTATGTACGAGTCCGGTGCTGGTGTTAAGCTGGATTATGGGCAGGCGATAGACTGGTATACTAAGGCCGCAGAGCAGGGCCATACTGAGTCACTGTATAGTCTTGGCCGTATCGGTGAATCTCGTGCTGATGATAGCGATGAATACTCGAAAGCAGTTCAGTGGTATCTCAAAGCCGCGGTGCAAGGTCACGCTGAAGCTCAATATAGCCTCGGGCGAATGTATGAGGTTGGAACTGGGGTTAGTCAGGATTACGCCCAGGCCCTGCGTTGGTTTACAAAGGCTGGAGAAAAGGGACATGCTGAGTCGCAATGTCGGGTAGGGCGCATCTATCAGGAGGGACTGGGCATTGGTCAGGATTATAAGCAAGCTATACACTGGTACACAAAGGCAGCTGAGCAGGGTAATGCCACGGGGCAACATAATCTTGGCTATCTGTATGCCAGAGGTTTTGGCTTTGAAAAAGATTTGGTCTCTGCCTATGCCTGGTGGACGATTGCGGCATTGAAGCAGGATCAGAAGGCGATTGCCAATAAGACACTTGCCGACAATATTTTGACTCCGCAGAAAATTTCTGAAGCCAAAGAGTTATCCAGAAGACTCTATGCAGAAATTTATGGGGAAGATTATAACTCCTTGTAGATCCAGTTATAAAGAGTTTTTCTCTCTGAGAGATTTTTCTGCAAAAGAATCTATTTCGTATCTGATTTCTTCGAAGCTGAAGCTGCCTTGAATACGCGCTATAATGACATCTCTTGAGTCAATAAGATAAACAACCGGCAAAATTGTGGTCTTTGTCAGTTTCATCGATTCCATCGCCTTGTCTACCAGCACCGGAAATGAAACAGTTTTGTCCCGCAGGAAATCCGCTACATTTTTTTTCTCAAAACCAACATTAATCACGAAAATAGCAAGTTTATCTCTGTCATAATATTGGTATAGTTTCTCCATCTCGGCAAAATCACTTTTACAGAAGCGGCAACCAAGGGTCCTGATGGAAATTAGACGCATCTCGGCCGAAAATTGCGCGGGAACAGCCACTGTTTCTCCTGAAAGGTTTTCAACCGAAAGTGCGGGAAACGTGGCGCCGGGACCTAACGCCTCCGGCCTTGTGCATCCTGTAAGAAAAACAAGGCCAGTAAAGAATAGATAAAGCAGTGATTTCATAAAAGTGAATTCGTGATGAGTGTATATAACAATATAACAGGATTTTTTGTCCTGGGGCTTCTCGGAGGATTTGGGCACTGCGTCGGGATGTGCAACCCCTTTGTCCTCTACATCGCCTCCCGCTTCAGTTGTAAGGAGAAATCCGGCAAACTGCAACTCCTTCTTCCGCATATAACCTATAATTCGGGGCGCATTACAACATACATCTCGTTAGGATTATTCTGTGGAATCCTGGGTAAAATTAGTGGTGATCTGATCCGAATCCAGGGCTTTGCTGCGATTGCTGCCGGAATATTTTTAGTGTTGTATGGTCTTTTTGGTCTTGTGGGGAAGAATCTTTTAAAAAAAGCTGAAAGCATAACTTTAGTAACTGCCATTATCAACAGTATTCGCAAAGTTGAACCAAGCAGTCCGTTTCTGCTGGGAATCACCCTTGGCTTTATGCCCTGTGGTTTAGTCTACAGTGCTCTAGTCAGTGCTGTTGCGCTTGGGAGCCCATTAGCAGGAGGCTCAGCCATGGCAGCATTTGGCTTGGGCACATCTGTTGCGATGCTGACGGCAGCACTGTTCGGAAACTATATTATCTCAAAACGCGGGATTTTTAATAAACTATCCATGCTTTTGCTGATCGGGATGGGCATCTATTTTATCGTTGCTGCCCTCTGAGTTATCGCGCCCAATAAGGTTTTCCTCTTCATCATCGTCAAAAATTCGGTATTTTGGACCCTCAATATCATCAAACTGGCCGCTCTTCACACCCCATACAAAGAACAGCCAGGCCGCAACTCCCAGAAAAAGGGAAAACAACAAGAGCATAACCGCTGTCCAGATCATGAATCAGCCCCTGAGTTGTGTTTGCGGAGGAGAAGGGAGTTGCCAACGACACATAAGGAGCTTAAGGCCATGGCCGCCGCACTGATTATAGGGTGCAGCAGTCCCAGAAAGGCGGCAGGCAAAACGAGCAGATTATAGCCGAAGGCCCAAAACAGATTCTGCTTAATTGTTGAGAATGTCTTGTCGGCCAAAATCAGTGACTCTGTTACTAAGTTGAGATCATCTCGCATAAGGACAATATCCGCACTATCCATCGCAATATCAGTGCCTTTGGCAACTGCAATACCTACGTCGGCGGTTGTTAAAGCTGGGGCGTCATTAATGCCATCACCGACCATGGCAGTCCGATAACCGGCTCTCTGTTGATCTTCGATATAGGCAACTTTATCTAAAGGCATGGCCTCATACCGGTAATCATGCATCTCAACAGCCGATGCAACCCTGCTTACAGCAAGCTGTCGGTCCCCTGAAACCAGTGAGCTTTGAATGCCAAGTTTTTTTAGCTCTAAAACCATACTCGAAGCCTCTGGCCGGAGTTTGTCGGTAATATTGAATATTGCCAGCAGCTCTGTGCCCTGTGCAAGATAAATAAGAGTTTCACCTCTTTGTTGAAAGTCAGCGTTCGCATCATCAATCACCACGCCTGATTTCAGCATAAAAGGAAGACTGCCTAAAAGATACTCTTTTGCCTCAACTGTTCCGCTGACACCTAAGCCGATATGCGCTTTAAATTCCTTCACAGGGTAAAGATCACGTGCCTTGTATTCTCTTAAAAATGCCTTGCCGATTGAGTGTTCGGAACCAGACTCCAAGGATGCTGCCAGCAATAAACAGTGTTCCTTGCTGGTTTTTCGCCCCAGAATATCTGCTTCGGCAACGGCCATCTGGCCGGTTGTTAAGGTTCCTGTTTTATCGAAAACAACCCGCTTGATTTTGCTGGCATGTTCTAAAATGTCACCGCCCTTGTATAATATTCCTCTGCTGGCTCCAATTCCAGTACCTACCAGAATTGCCAGAGGCGTTGCAAGGCCAAGTGCACAGGGGCAGGCAACAATTAACACCGAAACCATTCGAATAACAGACTCCTCAATAGAATGCTCGTTAAGTGCCATGAAAAATGCAGCGGCAGCAACCAGCAGTACCGCTGGTACGAAATATCCTACGATTCGATCGGCCACAGCTTGAACCGGGGCTTTTCTCGACTGGGCCTCTTCAACCGACTTAATGATTTGGCTCAGAACAGTTTCGGCAACGGTATGCGTAACCTTGACGACGATTCTGCCGTTTAAGTTAGCTGTTCCCCCCAGAACGGGGGCGCCAACCTTTTTGCCTAATGGGCGCGACTCCCCGGTAAGCATCGATTCATCTACTTCGGAGCTGCCATTGATTACTATACCGTCTAAAGGAATACGTTCACCGGGCAAAACGATGATCTCTTGGCCAACCGTGATGCTTTTGACAGGCTGATAGATATCTTCCTCAAGTCGTGCCTGATCCGGGACTAAAGAGGCCAAGGCACGGACTGCGCCAGCAGCTTTTCTTCGGGCGCCCGATTCAATTAATCTGCCAAGGAGAATCAAGGTGATAATCATCACGGCGGTGTCGTAGAAGATTTCACCGCCAATTACGGTCTGGTAAATTGACAGGAAATAGGCTGCCCCAACGCCCAGAACAATTAAAAAATCCATGCTGAAGTGAAATGATTTCAGCCCGCCGATGGCACCTTTTATAAATGGTTTGCCGCTGAAGAAGACAACTGGAGTGGCAACCAGGCCGGCGGCAATTTGCAAAATCAGACGCATGCCAGGATCCATGCCTTGGAAATAGCCCGCATAAAGAGCCATGGAATAAATCATTAATTGCATGGATAAAAAAGCCGCAGTTCCAAAAAGAATGAGCAGTTCGCGCCCTTCCCTGTTTTCCATCTCATTGCCGTCGACAGGATGGGGGGTATAGCCATGTCTCTGTATTTGAGTCAGTATCAGCGGGAGGCTGGTAGTGGATGGCTGCCAAACAATCTTGGCCCTGTTGGTCGCATAGTTCAGCTGGCATCTTTCTACACCAGCAATCTTACTAACAACCTTTTCGATTAGCCAGATGCAGGAAGCGCAACGGATACCGCTTAATAAAAAATCAATTGAGAGGGTGCCGTTTTTTTCTTCGATGATTCTTTCTGTGAAAAGCTCGATATGAATCGTGGCGGTTTCTGGTGGGCCACTGGTCCAGCCCTGCCTGCGGCTATAGTAGGAGTTGAGTCCTTCTTCGTTAATTAACTCAAAAATTCCACGGCAGCCACTGCAGCAAAAGGGAAGTTGCCTGCCTGCTTTATTTTCAAGATACAAAGCATCATGGGGGCTGATTTCAAGCAGGCAGTGGGTGCATTTAACCTCATGCTCTGTGGAGGTACTATCCATTTAAGCCATCACTCAGTCATCATCAAGCATTGTATACTTGGCCTCTTCAACCTCATCTTTTCTCTTTGGTGAATAGAAGTAGATGATTATGGCTACAAAAACCACAACGAGAAGTAATCCGTACATCATTATCAGGTTCATTGTTATTTGCCCTTTTCAATGTAAAGTTTAAATGTGTGCAGCAAGGTCTCGCCATTGTATATGATTTTTACGTCAACAAGCCAGTGCCCGTGAACAGGCAGATCAACAGTGGCTAGATACTGCCCTGGGCTTTTCTCTGGGGCTGATTGACTGGGGAGGCCATCTGGTTTTGTGAGCAGGGAAAATTCCATTGATACCTGAGCCCCTTGCACAGGGATCCCTTCATTGTCAACAATCAACAGTTCGACCGTTCCTGGGGCGCCGGCAACAACGAGATTGTTCTTGACGGAAAAATTCCAGCCGAGTTTAGCAATTTTTTCAAGTTCAACAGGGTATTGCATTCCTTTCTCGTAAGCATTATCAACGTCGCNNNNNNNNNNNNNNNNNNNNNNNNNNNNNNNNNNNNNNNNNNGAAAGAGAATAAAAAGAGAATAGGTAGCGATTAAGGTGTTTTTCATAATGCGTTTTCTTTGGTCATTTAGTTTGTGGAATTATAAAATATGCTGATTTCTCAGCAACTTGTTTCGGATTTTCAATACTCTCTAATCTGAGAGTTATTTTGCTGTCGCCTTCGATTTTCTCTTTTGTTCGAATGAACAGAGGGAACTTTCCGGCAATACCGGCTGGAATTAGCAGCGGCTCGGTAATTGAGAGCTTGAGTTCAGACCCATCTGGAACATCTGAAACTGTAAGGCTGAGGGCTATCTCCTTCTTGTCCATATTCTTAATGGAGAGTACGTAGGCATTAAGAGTTTCCCCAGCCTTTGTATAGCGTGGTGTTAAGGAGTGGGGCAGGATGTTAAAGTCAAAAGCCGTGCGGAAAAATGCCTGGTGCGAAAACAAACCAAACGTCACTGCTATCAACAAAAACAGCGCCAGTACTCCGGGTCTGAGTATCTCTGCAAAACCAAATGTGTCGAGTGCGCCAAATTTATAAGTAATAAGGCCTTTCTTGTTGTTTTTGCTCATTACCGCAGAGCAGGCATCTACACAGGCGGCACACATAATACAGCTCATCTGCATTCCTTCTCTGATATCGAGCCCGGTTGGGCAAACTTTCAAACATTGCCTGCAGTGGATACATTCGTCCTTACGCCCTTCATCCAGGCAGATTTTAAGGGTTTTGTTATCTGTTATTGCGCCTTGGAACTTGGCGTATGGACATATAGTTGCACAAAAGGTTCGGCGCAAAAAAACAAGATTGAAATAGGTGAGCAGGGCAATAACCACTATGCTGCCGGTGGCCACTGGACCGAGTTTCAATGCCAGTATCTCCGGAATAGCTTCATAGGGAGAGACAAAATAACAAACTGTGCTAAAGCCGACAGATAAGGCCCAAAAAGCTAGAATAAGATGCGCAGCAGCCTTGGCCAGGAAGCTGTGTTTGCTGAACCGAACAATAGGATCAGTTAAATCACTGATAATGGTCTGGGGGCAGAGCCATCCGCACCAGATCCGGCCAAAAACCAGGGTTATGAGGAAAAAAAACAGAACAGAAAAAAGCGAGGCCAGCATTACCACATAAAATTCTTGAACCCAAAGGGCCGTCTCAAAAAAATGGAGTCTCAATGTTGGTACATCAAACCGAAAGGCGCTCTCGCCGCCAACCTGTAAAAATGGCAGGAGGAGATAGGTGAGAGCCAAAGCCCAGACCACTCTCCTCCTGTATTTTTGGATGGTACCCATTAGTAACCCGCTAAAGCACTACGCAAAGTGCTGCCAAGAGATAGATGTATCAAGATCCCTATTTTAATCCTTGCGACTGGGTCCAGCCGGTAAATAGTGGTGTGTACGCATAAACATAGTATACCATCCAGGCGATAGTTCCATAAAAGTAGAGCTTCCAGCCGCCTGGGATGTCTGCTTTGCCTTCAC includes these proteins:
- a CDS encoding FixH family protein, producing DVDNAYEKGMQYPVELEKIAKLGWNFSVKNNLVVAGAPGTVELLIVDNEGIPVQGAQVSMEFSLLTKPDGLPSQSAPEKSPGQYLATVDLPVHGHWLVDVKIIYNGETLLHTFKLYIEKGK
- the ccoS gene encoding cbb3-type cytochrome oxidase assembly protein CcoS, whose translation is MIWTAVMLLLFSLFLGVAAWLFFVWGVKSGQFDDIEGPKYRIFDDDEEENLIGRDNSEGSNDKIDAHPDQQKHG
- a CDS encoding 4Fe-4S binding protein, which encodes MVWALALTYLLLPFLQVGGESAFRFDVPTLRLHFFETALWVQEFYVVMLASLFSVLFFFLITLVFGRIWCGWLCPQTIISDLTDPIVRFSKHSFLAKAAAHLILAFWALSVGFSTVCYFVSPYEAIPEILALKLGPVATGSIVVIALLTYFNLVFLRRTFCATICPYAKFQGAITDNKTLKICLDEGRKDECIHCRQCLKVCPTGLDIREGMQMSCIMCAACVDACSAVMSKNNKKGLITYKFGALDTFGFAEILRPGVLALFLLIAVTFGLFSHQAFFRTAFDFNILPHSLTPRYTKAGETLNAYVLSIKNMDKKEIALSLTVSDVPDGSELKLSITEPLLIPAGIAGKFPLFIRTKEKIEGDSKITLRLESIENPKQVAEKSAYFIIPQTK
- the maf gene encoding septum formation inhibitor Maf, producing MPLYKTLKPFILASASPRRQEMLRSLGLDFQVRAAEVDECLLAEESPEKYVQRVAGEKAKAIAVTVPEVWVIAADTAVVIADEVLGKPSDSSAALAMLKQLSGKRHRVLSGFCISCFQQNRSVQQISETEVWFNDLSDDILAAYVKTGDPLDKAGAYGIQSFGGVLVKEIFGSYSNVVGLPLAEITNEMLRLGIIGPGS
- a CDS encoding sel1 repeat family protein, with the protein product MKRLFLLLPIILLLLLSLVATAPDQVFAEEIQESWEQIQFSYHLGYAAEGKVFAQFSLGKAYEQGSVVERDYGLARHWYAKAGEQGHVESQYNLGRLYETGAGASPDYELARHWYMKAAEQGNLEAQYSLGRMYGSGTGVVQDYIQARHWYTTAGDQGHGQSQYSLGRMYESGAGVKLDYGQAIDWYTKAAEQGHTESLYSLGRIGESRADDSDEYSKAVQWYLKAAVQGHAEAQYSLGRMYEVGTGVSQDYAQALRWFTKAGEKGHAESQCRVGRIYQEGLGIGQDYKQAIHWYTKAAEQGNATGQHNLGYLYARGFGFEKDLVSAYAWWTIAALKQDQKAIANKTLADNILTPQKISEAKELSRRLYAEIYGEDYNSL
- a CDS encoding cbb3-type cytochrome c oxidase subunit 3, which codes for MNLIMMYGLLLVVVFVAIIIYFYSPKRKDEVEEAKYTMLDDD
- a CDS encoding heavy metal translocating P-type ATPase; translation: MDSTSTEHEVKCTHCLLEISPHDALYLENKAGRQLPFCCSGCRGIFELINEEGLNSYYSRRQGWTSGPPETATIHIELFTERIIEEKNGTLSIDFLLSGIRCASCIWLIEKVVSKIAGVERCQLNYATNRAKIVWQPSTTSLPLILTQIQRHGYTPHPVDGNEMENREGRELLILFGTAAFLSMQLMIYSMALYAGYFQGMDPGMRLILQIAAGLVATPVVFFSGKPFIKGAIGGLKSFHFSMDFLIVLGVGAAYFLSIYQTVIGGEIFYDTAVMIITLILLGRLIESGARRKAAGAVRALASLVPDQARLEEDIYQPVKSITVGQEIIVLPGERIPLDGIVINGSSEVDESMLTGESRPLGKKVGAPVLGGTANLNGRIVVKVTHTVAETVLSQIIKSVEEAQSRKAPVQAVADRIVGYFVPAVLLVAAAAFFMALNEHSIEESVIRMVSVLIVACPCALGLATPLAILVGTGIGASRGILYKGGDILEHASKIKRVVFDKTGTLTTGQMAVAEADILGRKTSKEHCLLLAASLESGSEHSIGKAFLREYKARDLYPVKEFKAHIGLGVSGTVEAKEYLLGSLPFMLKSGVVIDDANADFQQRGETLIYLAQGTELLAIFNITDKLRPEASSMVLELKKLGIQSSLVSGDRQLAVSRVASAVEMHDYRYEAMPLDKVAYIEDQQRAGYRTAMVGDGINDAPALTTADVGIAVAKGTDIAMDSADIVLMRDDLNLVTESLILADKTFSTIKQNLFWAFGYNLLVLPAAFLGLLHPIISAAAMALSSLCVVGNSLLLRKHNSGADS
- a CDS encoding TlpA family protein disulfide reductase, with product MKSLLYLFFTGLVFLTGCTRPEALGPGATFPALSVENLSGETVAVPAQFSAEMRLISIRTLGCRFCKSDFAEMEKLYQYYDRDKLAIFVINVGFEKKNVADFLRDKTVSFPVLVDKAMESMKLTKTTILPVVYLIDSRDVIIARIQGSFSFEEIRYEIDSFAEKSLREKNSL
- a CDS encoding sulfite exporter TauE/SafE family protein, which gives rise to MSVYNNITGFFVLGLLGGFGHCVGMCNPFVLYIASRFSCKEKSGKLQLLLPHITYNSGRITTYISLGLFCGILGKISGDLIRIQGFAAIAAGIFLVLYGLFGLVGKNLLKKAESITLVTAIINSIRKVEPSSPFLLGITLGFMPCGLVYSALVSAVALGSPLAGGSAMAAFGLGTSVAMLTAALFGNYIISKRGIFNKLSMLLLIGMGIYFIVAAL